Proteins encoded within one genomic window of Methanosarcina barkeri str. Wiesmoor:
- a CDS encoding TolB family protein — translation MKKKETIYKIILFSISLVLLLFPSAVSAATAESGSPTITETQITTNTSYQWGPDIYGDRIVWRDGRNGNSDIYMYDISTKKETRITTNTSDKWDPAIYGNRIVWVDDRNRSWDIYMYDLSTKKETQISNYEFEFEDTGNPAVYGDKIVWTHGFEEYWQIYMYDLSTKKETQITTNGRAYYPAIYGNKIVWLDDRDSDYNYDIYMYDLSTKKESQITTSGSADNPAIYGNRIVYADDRKGNYDIYMYDISTKAETQITSSPDNQVSPNIYGNRILWKDVGGEDDGGEYHGIYMCDLSTNQKFKITSHGDWDDPAIYGNRVVYTDNRNGNYDIYMSTISSEEPEPNFPVADFSASQTSGKTPLKVKFTDTSTGTPTKWIWNFGDGSKSFHQNPVHKYSKAGTYTVSLTVKNAAGRNTITKTDYITVAAKPVAAFSASPTSGKVPLKVKFTDTSTGTPVKWKWNFGDGSKSFHQNPTHKYSKAGKYTVTLKVTNAAGINTATKSKYITVTSKPVAAFSASPTSGKYPLDVKFTDKSTGSPTKWKWDFGDGTKSFLQNPTHKYSKAGKYTVTLKVTNAAGINTATKSKYITVTGTSQAPTADFWGWPLSGKAPLKVTFTETSKGSPTSWKWDFGDGKYSTEKSPTHTYSSAGTYTVKLIATNEAGSSTKSKWKYIKVAK, via the coding sequence ATGAAGAAAAAAGAGACTATTTATAAAATAATCTTATTTTCAATATCCTTAGTTTTGCTTTTATTTCCTTCCGCAGTATCAGCAGCTACAGCGGAAAGCGGTTCGCCCACGATCACCGAAACTCAGATTACCACCAATACATCATATCAATGGGGTCCTGATATCTATGGTGATAGGATAGTGTGGAGGGATGGACGTAATGGAAATTCAGATATCTATATGTATGATATCTCCACTAAGAAGGAAACTCGAATAACCACCAATACATCAGATAAATGGGATCCTGCAATCTATGGAAATAGGATAGTGTGGGTGGATGATCGTAATAGAAGCTGGGATATCTACATGTATGATCTCTCCACTAAAAAAGAAACTCAAATCTCTAATTATGAATTTGAATTTGAAGATACGGGGAACCCTGCAGTCTACGGCGACAAGATTGTGTGGACACATGGTTTCGAGGAATACTGGCAGATCTACATGTACGACCTTTCCACTAAGAAGGAAACTCAAATCACCACTAATGGACGAGCATACTATCCTGCTATTTATGGTAATAAAATAGTTTGGCTGGATGACCGAGATAGTGATTATAACTATGATATTTACATGTACGATCTCTCCACTAAGAAGGAAAGTCAGATAACCACCAGCGGATCAGCAGACAACCCTGCTATTTACGGTAACAGGATAGTATACGCCGACGATCGCAAAGGAAACTATGATATCTATATGTATGATATTTCCACTAAAGCGGAAACTCAGATAACCAGTAGTCCAGATAACCAGGTGTCTCCTAATATCTATGGTAACAGGATATTATGGAAGGATGTTGGTGGAGAGGATGACGGTGGGGAATATCATGGTATATACATGTGCGATCTTTCCACTAATCAGAAGTTTAAAATTACCAGCCATGGAGATTGGGATGATCCTGCTATCTATGGTAACAGAGTAGTATATACCGATAATCGTAATGGAAACTACGATATTTACATGAGCACTATTTCAAGTGAAGAACCAGAACCAAACTTCCCTGTTGCTGACTTTTCGGCATCTCAAACCTCAGGAAAAACACCATTAAAAGTTAAATTTACTGACACAAGCACAGGAACACCGACAAAGTGGATATGGAACTTTGGAGATGGTTCAAAGTCATTTCACCAGAATCCGGTTCACAAGTATTCAAAGGCAGGAACATATACTGTTAGCTTAACAGTAAAGAATGCCGCAGGACGTAACACGATAACAAAAACAGATTATATAACCGTGGCAGCAAAACCCGTTGCTGCATTCTCTGCATCTCCTACTTCAGGAAAAGTACCACTGAAGGTTAAGTTTACTGACACAAGCACAGGGACACCTGTTAAATGGAAATGGAATTTTGGAGATGGATCAAAGTCATTCCACCAGAATCCAACGCATAAGTATTCCAAAGCAGGAAAATACACAGTAACTCTCAAAGTAACCAATGCGGCAGGCATCAACACAGCAACAAAATCAAAGTATATAACTGTGACATCAAAACCCGTTGCTGCCTTCTCTGCATCTCCAACCTCAGGAAAATATCCATTAGACGTTAAATTTACGGACAAAAGTACCGGATCACCAACGAAATGGAAATGGGACTTTGGAGACGGAACAAAGTCATTCCTTCAGAATCCAACGCATAAGTATTCCAAAGCAGGAAAATACACAGTAACCCTTAAAGTAACCAATGCAGCAGGCATCAACACAGCAACAAAATCAAAGTATATAACCGTGACAGGAACTTCGCAAGCTCCGACTGCAGATTTCTGGGGCTGGCCATTATCAGGAAAAGCTCCACTAAAGGTAACATTCACAGAGACGAGCAAAGGATCGCCAACCTCATGGAAATGGGATTTTGGAGATGGTAAATATTCAACAGAAAAGAGTCCAACACACACATATTCATCTGCAGGAACTTACACGGTTAAACTCATAGCAACAAATGAAGCCGGAAGTAGTACAAAATCAAAATGGAAATATATAAAAGTGGCAAAGTGA
- a CDS encoding right-handed parallel beta-helix repeat-containing protein: MLKRQIGTLFLTACLILTAVPAALGAQNTITVNPTSGSDAQNEINNAINFVVSGAQNNITVNPTFGSDAQNEINNAINSVASGATSGNPGYVLLAAGTYKISAPIVLKSNVVLKGAGDDTIIFANGSVCHSVESPAYVFGSGVSNVEVCNLQFKSTATGPSDGGHGGYRNCIQFRSSKDSKVHDILFTRYLYSDGVRITKSSGIEVYNCRMHSVGHDGVGFLSETKDSRMYNCDVEVQTNTGVRINNCTNIEVDHNTFSGSAESGWCCVEMVNPLTNVNVHHNIMHDFKGSSSSAGIGSFNASGSINVYDNVMWTVSPYVMIGSGSNILEPFDHSLENWVAKGYGYGYVAN, encoded by the coding sequence ATGCTAAAAAGACAGATAGGAACCCTATTTCTGACAGCATGTCTTATTTTAACAGCCGTGCCCGCTGCTTTAGGCGCACAGAACACAATTACTGTAAATCCTACATCTGGATCAGATGCCCAGAATGAAATTAATAATGCAATAAATTTCGTAGTATCAGGAGCACAGAACAATATTACTGTAAATCCGACATTTGGATCAGATGCCCAGAATGAAATTAATAATGCAATAAATTCCGTAGCATCAGGAGCGACATCAGGTAACCCTGGATATGTTCTCCTTGCCGCTGGCACTTATAAGATAAGTGCACCTATAGTTTTGAAATCTAATGTAGTACTGAAAGGTGCAGGCGACGATACAATAATCTTTGCTAATGGCTCAGTTTGCCACTCAGTGGAATCACCTGCATATGTATTCGGGTCAGGTGTCTCCAACGTTGAAGTGTGTAACCTTCAGTTCAAAAGTACGGCCACCGGACCTAGTGACGGAGGTCACGGAGGCTATCGAAACTGCATACAGTTCAGGTCTTCGAAGGATAGTAAAGTACATGATATTTTATTCACCCGCTATTTATATAGTGATGGTGTCAGAATCACTAAAAGCTCTGGAATAGAAGTATATAACTGCAGAATGCATTCCGTAGGGCACGATGGTGTAGGATTCTTATCAGAGACTAAGGATTCCAGAATGTATAACTGTGATGTTGAGGTTCAAACCAACACAGGTGTCAGGATAAACAATTGCACAAACATTGAAGTGGATCACAATACCTTTTCAGGTAGTGCCGAGTCTGGATGGTGTTGCGTTGAAATGGTAAATCCACTGACGAATGTGAATGTCCATCATAATATAATGCATGATTTCAAGGGCTCAAGCAGCAGTGCAGGCATTGGAAGTTTTAATGCAAGCGGGTCAATTAACGTTTATGATAATGTTATGTGGACTGTGTCGCCTTATGTTATGATAGGATCAGGCTCAAACATATTAGAACCATTTGATCACAGTCTTGAGAATTGGGTAGCAAAAGGATATGGATACGGCTATGTTGCCAACTGA
- a CDS encoding right-handed parallel beta-helix repeat-containing protein: MLKRQIGTLFLVTCLILTTVPAVLGAQNTITVKPTSGSGAQTAINNAINSAASGATSSNPGYVLLAAGTYKISAPIVLKSNVVLKGAGDDTIIFATGSVCNSGGSPAYIFGSGVSNVEVCDLQFKSTATGPGDGGHGDYRNCIKFTSSSDSKVHDILFTRYLYGDGVRISKSSGIEVYNCKMHSVGHDGVSFLSGTKNSRMYNCDVEVQTNTGVRIDNCANIEVDHNTFSGSAGSGWCCVELENSLTNANVHHNIMHDFKGSSSSAGIGNIHASGSISVHDNVMWNVSPYVAVGSGSNILGPSDHSVKNWVAKGYGYGSLDN; the protein is encoded by the coding sequence ATGCTAAAAAGACAGATAGGAACCCTATTCCTGGTAACATGCCTTATTTTAACAACCGTACCCGCTGTGTTAGGCGCACAGAACACAATAACTGTAAAACCGACGTCTGGATCAGGTGCCCAGACTGCAATTAATAATGCAATAAATTCCGCAGCATCAGGAGCGACATCAAGTAACCCTGGATATGTTCTCCTTGCTGCTGGCACTTATAAGATAAGTGCACCTATAGTTTTGAAATCTAATGTAGTACTGAAAGGTGCAGGCGACGATACAATAATCTTTGCTACCGGTTCAGTTTGTAACTCCGGAGGATCACCTGCATATATATTCGGGTCAGGTGTCTCCAACGTTGAAGTATGTGACCTTCAGTTCAAAAGTACGGCCACCGGACCTGGTGATGGAGGTCATGGAGACTATAGAAACTGCATAAAATTCACGTCTTCGAGTGATAGTAAAGTACATGATATTTTATTCACTCGCTATCTGTACGGTGATGGTGTCAGAATCAGTAAAAGTTCTGGAATAGAAGTATACAACTGCAAGATGCATTCCGTAGGACACGACGGTGTATCATTCTTATCAGGTACTAAGAATTCCAGAATGTACAACTGTGATGTTGAGGTTCAAACCAATACAGGTGTCAGGATAGACAATTGCGCAAATATTGAAGTGGATCACAATACCTTTTCAGGTAGTGCCGGCTCTGGCTGGTGCTGTGTTGAGCTGGAAAATTCACTGACAAATGCGAATGTCCATCATAATATAATGCATGATTTCAAAGGCTCAAGCAGCAGTGCAGGCATTGGAAATATTCATGCAAGCGGATCAATTAGCGTCCATGATAATGTTATGTGGAACGTGTCACCTTACGTTGCGGTAGGATCGGGCTCAAACATACTGGGACCATCTGATCACAGTGTTAAGAATTGGGTAGCAAAAGGGTATGGATACGGCTCTCTTGACAACTAA
- a CDS encoding PKD domain-containing protein: MELNTKSYSVALASAVLILCLILVSSIASAVTEQTASLTINETPITTSGSACCPSIYGDRIVWEDWRNGNQSDGPSNIYMYNISTQKETQITTSGSATSPSIYGNRIIWLDGRNGNSQNDTEGGHDVYMYDLSTHKETRITNSTIPEDGFAYELRIAISGNRILYGGTYNYCIYDISTQKKTYLIDVPIINPAFFGNIIVGVSDIDGRPSSLTMYDLSTNKETLITNRDSAFSPDIDNNIIVWADWRMGDDGDYHSKIYMYDLSTKKETQIANNGSIFYYSPAIFKDRIVWLGDQFYMYNLSTQEETHTNSTSISLGFDLYGDKIVWTDWGNENEKPNVYMGTLTSSNLPTAAFSASPTSGKAPMKVQFTDTSTGTPTSWFWNFGDGSKSFLQNPTHKYSKAGVYTVSLTVKDAAGRNTVTKTDYITVAAKPVAAFSASPTSGKYPLKVKFTDKSTGTPTKWIWNFGDGSKSFHQNPVHKYSKAGTYTISLTVKNAAGRNSVTKTKYVTVTSKPVAAFSASPTSGKYPLNVKFTDKSTGTPTKWKWDFGDGTKSFHQNPTHKYSKAGKYTVTLKVTNAAGINTATKSKYITVTGTSQAPTADFWGWPLSGKAPLKVKFTETSKGSPTSWKWDFGDGKSSTEKSPTHTYSAAGTYTVKLIATNEAGSSTKSKWKYIKVAK, from the coding sequence TTGGAACTTAACACAAAATCGTATTCAGTGGCCTTAGCATCAGCAGTTCTGATTTTATGTTTAATTCTCGTTTCATCTATTGCATCGGCGGTTACTGAGCAAACTGCTTCGCTCACTATCAATGAAACTCCGATAACCACCAGTGGATCAGCATGTTGTCCTTCTATATATGGTGACAGGATAGTATGGGAGGACTGGCGTAATGGAAACCAGAGTGATGGGCCCTCCAATATTTATATGTACAATATCTCCACTCAGAAGGAAACTCAAATTACTACCAGTGGATCAGCAACGTCTCCTTCTATCTATGGTAATAGGATAATATGGCTGGATGGGCGCAATGGAAATAGTCAGAATGATACCGAGGGAGGACATGATGTATACATGTACGATCTCTCCACTCACAAGGAGACTCGGATAACCAATAGCACAATTCCTGAGGATGGATTCGCGTATGAACTCAGGATCGCTATCTCCGGGAACAGGATACTGTATGGTGGCACATATAATTATTGCATTTATGATATCTCCACTCAGAAGAAAACTTATCTCATCGATGTGCCAATAATCAATCCTGCTTTTTTTGGTAACATAATAGTAGGGGTATCTGATATTGATGGACGCCCAAGTAGTCTCACAATGTACGATCTCTCCACTAATAAGGAAACTCTAATTACCAACCGCGATTCAGCATTCAGTCCTGATATTGACAATAACATTATAGTGTGGGCAGATTGGCGCATGGGAGATGATGGAGATTACCACTCCAAGATCTACATGTATGATCTTTCTACTAAGAAGGAAACTCAAATTGCCAACAACGGATCAATATTTTATTATAGTCCTGCAATCTTCAAGGACAGGATAGTTTGGCTGGGTGACCAATTTTACATGTATAACCTCTCAACTCAAGAGGAAACTCATACTAATAGCACATCAATTAGTCTAGGATTTGATTTGTATGGTGATAAGATAGTGTGGACGGATTGGGGCAATGAAAATGAAAAACCCAATGTCTACATGGGTACTCTCACCAGTTCAAACCTGCCGACTGCTGCCTTCTCTGCATCTCCCACCTCAGGAAAAGCCCCAATGAAAGTGCAGTTTACTGACACAAGTACAGGAACACCTACTTCCTGGTTCTGGAATTTTGGAGACGGATCAAAGTCATTCCTTCAGAATCCGACTCACAAGTATTCAAAAGCAGGAGTATATACTGTTAGCTTAACAGTAAAGGATGCCGCAGGACGTAACACGGTAACAAAAACAGATTATATAACCGTGGCAGCAAAACCAGTTGCTGCTTTCTCTGCATCTCCAACCTCAGGAAAATATCCATTAAAAGTTAAATTTACTGACAAAAGTACAGGAACACCGACAAAGTGGATATGGAACTTTGGAGATGGATCAAAGTCATTCCACCAGAATCCGGTTCACAAGTATTCAAAGGCAGGAACGTATACTATTAGCTTAACAGTAAAGAATGCGGCAGGACGTAACTCGGTAACAAAAACAAAATATGTAACCGTGACATCAAAACCCGTTGCTGCCTTCTCTGCATCTCCAACCTCAGGAAAATATCCATTAAACGTTAAATTTACGGACAAAAGTACCGGAACACCCACGAAATGGAAATGGGACTTTGGAGACGGAACAAAGTCATTCCACCAGAATCCAACGCATAAGTATTCAAAAGCCGGAAAGTACACAGTAACCCTCAAAGTAACCAATGCGGCAGGCATCAACACAGCAACAAAATCAAAGTATATAACCGTGACAGGAACTTCGCAAGCTCCGACTGCAGATTTCTGGGGCTGGCCATTATCAGGAAAAGCTCCGCTAAAGGTAAAATTTACGGAGACTAGCAAAGGATCACCAACTTCATGGAAATGGGATTTCGGAGATGGTAAATCTTCAACAGAAAAGAGTCCAACACACACATATTCAGCAGCAGGAACTTACACGGTTAAACTCATAGCAACAAATGAAGCCGGAAGTAGTACAAAATCAAAATGGAAATATATAAAAGTGGCAAAGTGA
- a CDS encoding PKD domain-containing protein: MKINKKSYSVVIASAVLILFLIFVSSTASAASPSAITETRITNHGTASNPDIYGDKIVWQDNRNGNWDIYIFDLSTKTEIHTTNKTDQINPAIYENLVVWEDERNGGHDIYVEDLSTKIQTRISKSGEAHNPAIYGNRIVWQEESNGNSNIYMYDISTKKETQITTSGTAYKPDIHGDKIAWSDVEYIIVYDLSNKKETKIPTREFSGYYSPTIYGNWVVWIDANDEYGCVYGVYVMDLSTKKRNELMTFADYMSNPKIYGDNIVYSLAVTGGRYPDVYMYNLSTSEFKEISTSETAEEPDIYGNKIVWVDWRNEGPDIYMATLGSDLPVAAFSASPTSGKTPLNVKFTDTSTGSSTSWFWNFGDGSKSFLQNPVHKYSKAGTYTVKLTVKNAVGRNTVTKADYIKVVTKPVAAFSASPTSGKSPLNVKFTDKSTGIPAKWRWDFGDGTKSFHQNPTHKYSKAGKYTVTLKVTNAAGINTATKSNYITVTAKPVAAFSASPTSGKYPLNVKFTDKSTGSPTKWKWDFGDGTKSFHQNPTHKYSKAGKYTVTLKVTNAVGINTATKSNYITVTGTSQAPTADFWGWPLSGKAPLKVKFTETSKGSPTSWKWDFGDGKYSTEKSPTHMYSSAGTYTVKLIATNAAGSSTKLKWKYIKVAK; encoded by the coding sequence GTGAAAATTAACAAAAAATCGTATTCAGTGGTTATAGCATCAGCAGTTCTGATTTTATTTTTGATTTTCGTTTCATCTACGGCATCAGCAGCTTCTCCATCTGCAATCACTGAAACTCGGATAACCAACCATGGAACGGCATCCAATCCAGATATCTATGGTGACAAGATAGTGTGGCAGGATAACCGCAATGGAAACTGGGATATATATATATTTGATCTCTCCACCAAAACAGAAATTCACACTACCAATAAAACAGATCAGATAAATCCTGCTATTTATGAAAATCTGGTAGTATGGGAGGATGAGCGCAACGGAGGTCATGACATTTACGTGGAAGATCTCTCTACAAAAATACAAACTCGTATCTCTAAAAGTGGAGAAGCACATAATCCTGCAATCTATGGTAATAGAATAGTGTGGCAGGAAGAAAGTAATGGAAATTCGAATATCTACATGTATGATATATCTACTAAAAAAGAGACTCAGATCACTACCAGTGGAACAGCGTACAAGCCTGATATCCATGGGGATAAGATTGCATGGTCTGACGTTGAATATATCATTGTGTACGATCTTTCCAATAAGAAGGAGACTAAAATACCAACAAGAGAATTCTCTGGTTATTACTCGCCTACAATTTACGGAAACTGGGTAGTGTGGATAGATGCCAATGATGAGTATGGTTGCGTTTACGGTGTTTATGTGATGGATCTCTCTACTAAAAAGCGAAATGAACTTATGACCTTCGCTGATTATATGAGCAACCCTAAAATCTACGGTGATAATATTGTATATTCTCTTGCTGTAACTGGCGGCCGTTACCCTGATGTCTATATGTATAACCTTTCCACTTCCGAGTTTAAAGAAATATCCACTAGTGAAACAGCAGAAGAGCCTGATATTTATGGTAACAAAATAGTATGGGTGGACTGGAGAAATGAAGGTCCTGATATTTACATGGCTACTCTCGGTTCAGACCTCCCTGTAGCTGCTTTTTCTGCATCTCCAACTTCTGGGAAAACACCATTAAACGTTAAATTTACTGACACTAGCACTGGCTCCTCAACTTCCTGGTTCTGGAACTTTGGAGATGGTTCAAAGTCATTCCTCCAGAATCCGGTTCACAAGTATTCAAAAGCAGGAACATATACTGTTAAACTTACAGTAAAGAATGCGGTAGGCCGTAACACGGTAACAAAAGCAGATTATATAAAAGTTGTAACAAAACCCGTTGCTGCATTTTCTGCATCTCCCACCTCCGGAAAATCTCCATTAAACGTTAAATTTACTGACAAAAGTACAGGAATACCTGCTAAATGGAGATGGGATTTTGGAGATGGAACAAAGTCATTCCACCAGAATCCAACGCATAAGTATTCAAAAGCCGGAAAATACACAGTAACCCTCAAAGTAACCAATGCGGCAGGCATCAACACAGCAACAAAATCAAATTATATAACCGTGACTGCAAAACCAGTTGCTGCCTTCTCTGCATCTCCAACCTCAGGAAAATATCCATTAAACGTTAAATTTACGGACAAAAGTACCGGATCACCCACGAAATGGAAATGGGATTTTGGAGACGGAACAAAGTCATTCCACCAGAATCCAACTCATAAGTATTCAAAAGCCGGAAAATACACAGTAACTCTCAAAGTAACCAATGCGGTAGGCATCAACACAGCAACAAAATCAAATTATATAACCGTGACAGGAACTTCGCAAGCTCCGACTGCAGATTTCTGGGGCTGGCCATTATCAGGAAAAGCTCCTCTAAAGGTAAAATTTACGGAGACGAGCAAAGGATCACCAACCTCATGGAAATGGGATTTCGGAGATGGTAAATATTCAACAGAAAAGAGTCCAACACACATGTATTCATCTGCAGGAACTTACACGGTTAAACTCATAGCAACAAATGCAGCAGGAAGTAGTACAAAATTAAAATGGAAATATATAAAAGTGGCAAAGTGA
- a CDS encoding PKD domain-containing protein, producing the protein MKINKKSYSVVLASAVLILFLILVSSAASAVTEQTASLTINETPITTSGSATSPSIYGDRIVWKDWRNGNRDDGPFNIYMYNISTQKETQITTGGSACCPSIYGDRIVWKEWRNGNQNDTEEEYDVYMYDLSTHKETRINNRPVPYDYLGYSFGPYISGNTIMWGGPHGYYIYDISTQETHIDNMSAPYPVFFGNIVVWVPDIDGRPSNLIMYDLSTHKETQITNNDSAFNPDIYGDIIVWADWRQRDDGYQYSEIYMYDLSTKKETQITNSGSTHGSAHYYSPRISEDRIIWLDTRDSGSIYMYNISTQEETQTNNTSIRQRQGFTFYGDKIVWSDWKNEKPNVYMGTLTSSNLPIASFSASPTSGKAPMKVQFTDKSTGTPTSWFWNFGDGSKSFLQNPVHKYSKAGIYNVSLTVKNAVGRNTVTKTGYIKVVAKPVAAFSAYPTSGKTPLNVKFTDTSTGIPASWFWNFGDGSKSFLQNPVHKYSKAGIYTVSLTVKNAAGRSAVTKTEYIKVVAKPVSAFSAYPTSGKYPLNVKFTDKSTGTPTKWKWDFGDGSKSFLQNPTHKYSKAGKYTVTLTVTNAVGINTATKSKYITVTGTSQAPTADFWGWPLSGKAPLKVTFTETSKGSPTSWKWDFGDGKYSTEKSPTHTYSAAGTYTVKLIATNEAGSSTKSKWKYIKVAK; encoded by the coding sequence GTGAAAATTAACAAAAAATCGTATTCAGTGGTCTTAGCATCAGCAGTTCTGATTTTATTTTTAATTCTGGTTTCATCTGCAGCATCGGCGGTTACTGAGCAAACTGCTTCGCTCACTATCAATGAAACTCCGATAACCACCAGTGGATCAGCAACGTCTCCTTCTATATATGGTGACAGGATAGTATGGAAGGACTGGCGTAATGGGAACCGGGATGATGGACCTTTCAATATTTACATGTACAATATCTCCACTCAGAAGGAAACTCAAATTACTACCGGTGGATCAGCATGTTGTCCTTCTATATATGGTGACAGGATAGTATGGAAGGAATGGCGTAATGGGAACCAGAATGATACCGAGGAAGAATATGATGTATACATGTACGATCTCTCCACTCACAAGGAGACTCGGATAAACAATAGACCAGTCCCTTATGACTACTTAGGGTATAGCTTCGGACCGTATATATCCGGTAACACGATAATGTGGGGTGGCCCACATGGTTATTACATTTATGATATCTCCACTCAGGAAACTCATATCGATAATATGTCAGCACCCTATCCTGTTTTTTTCGGTAACATAGTAGTGTGGGTACCTGATATTGATGGACGCCCGAGTAATCTCATAATGTACGACCTCTCCACTCACAAGGAAACTCAGATTACCAACAACGATTCAGCATTCAATCCTGATATCTACGGAGATATAATAGTGTGGGCAGATTGGCGCCAGAGAGATGATGGATATCAATACTCTGAGATCTACATGTATGATCTTTCCACTAAGAAGGAAACTCAAATTACCAACAGCGGATCAACACATGGATCAGCACATTATTATAGTCCTAGAATCTCCGAGGACAGGATAATTTGGCTGGATACCCGAGATAGTGGAAGTATTTACATGTATAATATCTCAACTCAAGAGGAAACTCAGACTAACAATACATCAATTAGGCAAAGGCAAGGATTTACTTTCTATGGTGATAAGATAGTGTGGTCGGATTGGAAAAATGAAAAACCCAATGTCTACATGGGTACTCTCACCAGTTCAAACCTGCCAATTGCTTCCTTCTCTGCATCTCCAACCTCAGGAAAAGCCCCAATGAAAGTGCAGTTTACTGACAAAAGTACCGGAACACCTACTTCCTGGTTCTGGAATTTTGGAGACGGATCAAAGTCATTCCTTCAGAATCCGGTTCATAAGTATTCAAAGGCAGGGATTTATAATGTTAGCTTAACGGTAAAGAATGCGGTAGGCCGTAACACGGTAACAAAAACCGGATATATAAAAGTGGTAGCAAAACCAGTTGCTGCATTCTCTGCATATCCTACCTCAGGAAAAACACCATTAAACGTTAAATTTACTGACACAAGCACAGGAATACCTGCTTCCTGGTTCTGGAATTTCGGAGACGGATCAAAGTCATTCCTTCAGAATCCGGTTCATAAGTATTCAAAGGCAGGAATATATACTGTTAGCTTAACAGTAAAGAATGCAGCAGGACGTAGCGCGGTAACAAAAACAGAATATATAAAAGTGGTAGCAAAACCAGTTTCTGCATTCTCTGCATATCCAACATCCGGAAAATATCCATTAAACGTTAAATTTACTGACAAAAGTACAGGAACACCAACGAAATGGAAATGGGATTTTGGAGATGGATCAAAGTCATTCCTTCAGAATCCGACTCATAAATATTCCAAAGCAGGAAAATACACAGTAACCCTCACAGTAACCAATGCGGTAGGCATCAACACAGCAACAAAATCAAAGTATATAACCGTGACAGGAACTTCGCAAGCTCCGACTGCAGATTTCTGGGGCTGGCCATTATCAGGAAAAGCTCCGCTAAAGGTAACATTCACAGAGACGAGCAAAGGATCACCAACCTCATGGAAATGGGATTTCGGAGATGGAAAATATTCAACAGAAAAGAGTCCAACACACACATATTCAGCAGCAGGAACTTACACGGTTAAACTCATAGCAACAAATGAAGCAGGAAGTAGTACAAAATCAAAATGGAAATATATAAAAGTGGCAAAGTGA